A genome region from Bufo gargarizans isolate SCDJY-AF-19 chromosome 2, ASM1485885v1, whole genome shotgun sequence includes the following:
- the LOC122926531 gene encoding gastrotropin-like, translated as MSFTGKYEVESQENFEAFMKLIGVPDDKIEKGKNVKYTTEIVQNGNEFTWSQIYPGHTTTNKFVAGQESELQTLSGKQFKTNVKFEGGKIVVDFPNYYHTSEIVDGKLVETSVSGGITFKRISKKLA; from the exons ATGTCCTTCACTGGAAAATATGAAGTTGAATCCCAGGAAAACTTTGAAGCATTCATGAAACTTATTG GTGTTCCAGATGATAAAATTGAAAAGGGAAAGAATGTTAAATATACCACAGAAATTGTCCAGAATGGAAATGAGTTCACCTGGTCTCAAATCTATCCAGGACATACAACTACCAATAAGTTTGTTGCTGGACAAGAATCGGAATTGCAGACCTTGAGTGGCAAGCAGTTTAAG ACAAATGTAAAATTTGAAGGTGGTAAGATAGTTGTGGATTTCCCAAATTACTATCATACTTCAGAGATTGTTGATGGGAAACTTGTTGAG ACCTCTGTATCTGGAGGAATCACTTTCAAGAGGATCAGTAAGAAACTGGCATAA